One Clostridiales bacterium DNA segment encodes these proteins:
- the truB gene encoding tRNA pseudouridine(55) synthase TruB has protein sequence MNGIINVLKPTNMTSFDVVAYLRRVVGERKIGHTGTLDPMATGVLPVCIGKATGVIDYILNKDKSYVAEIVFGKNTTTEDATGKVTEVFDNNASIDEIKGAICSFEGGYSQIPPMYSAVKINGQKLCDLARKGEVIKRAPRSVKISNIEVVSIKDNTKAIFRCDVSKGTYIRTLCYDIGKKLGIGAYMSFLVRDRVGEFEIQDALTLEKIKSLSDSGKLDRHLLCPDCVLQDYPRLPLSKEQEKKFLNGNLVKLRGFTASSDYYRVYGYDERFIAIGILVKKDDVVFIKSKKLFA, from the coding sequence GTGAATGGTATAATAAATGTGTTAAAACCCACAAATATGACTTCTTTTGACGTGGTGGCGTATTTGCGAAGGGTTGTAGGCGAGAGGAAAATAGGACATACAGGTACGCTAGATCCAATGGCAACAGGTGTATTGCCGGTGTGTATAGGGAAAGCAACCGGAGTAATTGATTATATATTGAATAAAGATAAAAGCTATGTTGCGGAGATTGTTTTTGGCAAGAACACAACTACCGAGGATGCTACAGGTAAAGTGACGGAGGTATTTGACAATAATGCTAGTATAGATGAGATAAAGGGGGCTATATGCTCATTTGAAGGAGGATACAGTCAGATTCCACCTATGTATTCAGCTGTAAAAATAAACGGGCAGAAGCTTTGCGATCTTGCGCGAAAGGGAGAAGTCATTAAGAGAGCTCCTAGAAGTGTAAAAATAAGTAATATTGAAGTGGTAAGCATAAAAGATAATACGAAAGCTATTTTTAGATGTGATGTTAGTAAAGGAACGTATATAAGAACACTTTGTTATGATATAGGGAAAAAACTTGGTATTGGTGCATATATGTCGTTTTTGGTAAGAGATAGAGTGGGAGAGTTTGAAATACAAGATGCACTTACGTTGGAGAAAATAAAAAGTTTGAGTGATAGCGGAAAGCTTGATAGGCACTTGTTGTGTCCAGATTGTGTCTTGCAAGATTATCCTAGATTGCCTTTATCTAAAGAGCAAGAGAAAAAGTTTTTAAATGGTAATTTGGTGAAGCTAAGAGGGTTCACGGCAAGTAGTGATTATTACAGGGTATATGGATACGATGAAAGGTTTATAGCAATTGGTATTTTGGTAAAGAAAGATGATGTTGTATTTATAAAATCGAAAAAATTGTTTGCATAA
- a CDS encoding ribosomal L7Ae/L30e/S12e/Gadd45 family protein, which yields MSDKVFMFLGLARRANAVILGEEAVKKAVQNRKVSLVIVAKDASQNTKDGVIRKCEYHHVVYRSIGFKEIIGKHMGKNVVAVVGVKNKEFSKKFIEMIEDI from the coding sequence ATGAGTGATAAAGTATTTATGTTCCTTGGGTTGGCGAGGAGAGCAAATGCGGTAATATTGGGAGAGGAAGCCGTAAAAAAAGCAGTACAAAATAGGAAGGTGTCGCTTGTTATAGTTGCTAAAGATGCTTCACAAAATACAAAGGACGGTGTGATAAGAAAGTGTGAATATCACCATGTTGTATACAGAAGCATAGGTTTTAAGGAAATAATAGGTAAGCACATGGGTAAAAATGTGGTTGCAGTAGTAGGAGTTAAAAACAAAGAGTTTTCAAAGAAGTTCATTGAAATGATAGAAGATATTTAA
- the rbfA gene encoding 30S ribosome-binding factor RbfA — protein sequence MSVNRIDKISEEVKREISHIIQQEIKDPRLPDMVSVTHVKVTKDLKYATVYVSVLGDDEKNNAILALKNSAGFIRRELGRNVKLRLLPELIFKLDDSIEHGFYISKLIDEKIHKKNVSEDSVKTSSGDNIQKEE from the coding sequence ATGTCAGTTAATAGAATAGATAAGATATCAGAAGAAGTAAAAAGGGAAATAAGTCATATAATACAGCAGGAGATAAAAGATCCGAGATTACCTGATATGGTAAGTGTTACGCATGTTAAGGTTACGAAAGACTTGAAATATGCAACAGTTTATGTAAGTGTATTGGGTGATGATGAGAAGAATAATGCAATTTTAGCATTGAAGAATTCAGCTGGCTTTATAAGACGTGAGTTGGGAAGAAATGTTAAACTTAGGTTATTGCCAGAGTTGATATTTAAGCTTGATGATTCAATAGAGCATGGTTTTTATATATCTAAATTAATAGATGAGAAGATTCATAAGAAAAATGTATCAGAGGATAGTGTAAAAACTTCATCAGGTGATAATATACAGAAAGAAGAATGA
- a CDS encoding bifunctional riboflavin kinase/FAD synthetase: MEVISGAKALIEATAVTLGNFDGLHLGHLKLINRLIDLANKINGKSLVYVIEKENMEKIMTREQKVCALDALGVDYVVFRKFSKEFKNIKAEDFLKELKDKFNVSAAVVGDDYRFGKDRQGNITSFKKFFEVDVVERVDDVSSTKIRDLIQQGDVFSANELLGWEFCIEGKVMEGLKNGRKIGFKTANITKPVGMIIPKVGVYRTRTKYNDMVYDSITNIGTNPTIGSINYKSIETNIFDFDEDIYGKRIAVKFLERIRGERKFGSIEDLAQQINQDVKKIREGK; this comes from the coding sequence ATGGAAGTTATATCGGGTGCGAAAGCTTTAATAGAGGCTACTGCTGTGACATTGGGAAATTTTGATGGATTGCATCTGGGACATTTAAAACTAATCAATAGATTAATTGATTTGGCCAATAAGATAAATGGCAAATCGTTGGTGTACGTGATAGAGAAGGAAAATATGGAAAAGATTATGACGCGCGAGCAAAAGGTTTGCGCTTTAGATGCTTTAGGGGTAGATTATGTCGTGTTTAGAAAATTTTCGAAAGAATTTAAGAACATCAAAGCGGAGGATTTTTTAAAGGAGCTAAAAGATAAGTTTAATGTTAGTGCCGCTGTTGTTGGGGATGACTATAGATTTGGTAAAGACAGACAAGGAAATATTACAAGTTTTAAAAAGTTTTTTGAAGTTGATGTGGTAGAAAGGGTTGATGATGTAAGTAGCACCAAAATAAGAGATCTTATACAACAAGGTGATGTTTTTAGTGCAAATGAATTATTAGGCTGGGAGTTTTGTATAGAAGGTAAAGTGATGGAAGGATTAAAAAACGGTAGAAAAATTGGATTTAAGACAGCCAATATAACAAAACCAGTTGGAATGATAATTCCTAAAGTTGGTGTGTATAGGACACGCACCAAGTATAATGATATGGTGTATGATAGTATAACTAATATAGGTACAAACCCAACTATCGGAAGTATTAATTATAAGAGTATAGAGACAAATATATTTGATTTTGATGAAGATATATATGGAAAAAGAATAGCGGTTAAATTTTTGGAGAGAATAAGAGGGGAGAGAAAATTTGGTAGCATAGAAGATTTAGCTCAGCAAATTAATCAAGATGTGAAAAAAATAAGGGAAGGTAAGTGA
- the infB gene encoding translation initiation factor IF-2 produces MEVCILARSRVYEVAKALNITSKRLLEKLKEISIDVKNHMSLLTEEEIGQLYKHVGFVQNNMKEDKVKSGGIEGALKKDRKKGPVIIRKRQIYLDGDESIKENKKETNIESKKEEKKAKGNGSGLRQGFVYEDNSYDRLLEEMKAKNMMKQREEKMLKADEKNNTVDETKAQINGLDAKVELSSKKDVIKKSSISKTKEVAHFGYQNKNVSDSSQHNKDGNKSQLKNEKDKIVSNMRRDSMNRKTKEQGVLVENKGQGNNRGNGAWQKDNATKKNNKGYRSDNVKSSKTKELNEKQAESLSKQERRESSIKSAEKEKKREQKKENLSIRSLSTKDSKYDGTKKYIKTGKGGNTDTLIDEYYDEQGKFARKNRAKNKNMKEEQKTFDIPKAVVKNITVAESVTVKELAEAMKKTAAEVIKKLMFLGMMVTVNSELDFDTAVLIGDEFDIKVEKQVEVKEEDILFKDDELVDESKMIARPPVVVVMGHVDHGKTSLLDAIRKTNVTTGEAGGITQHIGAHTVKINNKSITFLDTPGHEAFTAMRARGAEVTDIVVLVVAADDGVMPQTIEAINHAKAANVSIIVAVNKIDKEGANPDKVKKELSEYGLIPEEWGGDTIFVQVSAKKNQGIENLLEMITLVSEMLELKANPNRQAKGTIIEAKLDKDRGPIATLLVQEGTLNSGDSIVAGVTFGRIRAMVDDKGKKIKKAGPSTPVEILGFHEVPEAGEVFHSITDEKLAKSLIEKRKLKQRQKHLKATAKVSLEELYNQIQAGNIKDLNLIVKADVQGSVEAVKQSLQKLTNDEVRINIIHGGVGAITEQDVILAQVSNAIVIGFNVRPALNVTEIAQDAGVDIRLYRVIYNAIEDIQAAMKGMLDPTYKEVVIGHVEIRQIFKVSGIGTIGGAYVLDGKITRNSEVRVIRDGIVVYEGKLASLKRFKDDAKEVAQGFECGLSIESFNDIKEGDVVEAFEMQEVER; encoded by the coding sequence ATGGAGGTGTGCATATTGGCAAGATCCAGAGTTTATGAAGTTGCAAAGGCATTAAATATCACTAGTAAGAGATTACTAGAAAAGCTAAAAGAGATTAGCATAGATGTGAAAAATCACATGAGTTTGTTAACGGAGGAAGAGATAGGCCAATTGTACAAACATGTAGGCTTTGTACAAAACAATATGAAAGAGGATAAAGTAAAGAGTGGTGGAATTGAAGGAGCGTTGAAAAAAGATAGGAAAAAGGGTCCTGTTATAATAAGAAAGAGACAGATATATTTGGATGGAGATGAGAGTATTAAGGAGAATAAGAAAGAGACTAATATAGAAAGCAAAAAAGAAGAAAAAAAGGCTAAAGGCAACGGATCGGGTCTAAGACAGGGTTTTGTGTACGAAGACAATAGTTATGATAGGTTGTTAGAAGAGATGAAAGCTAAAAATATGATGAAGCAAAGAGAAGAAAAAATGCTTAAAGCAGATGAGAAAAATAATACAGTAGATGAAACTAAAGCCCAAATTAATGGTCTTGATGCAAAAGTTGAGCTTAGTTCTAAAAAAGATGTAATTAAAAAAAGTAGTATTTCAAAAACAAAAGAGGTAGCACATTTTGGATATCAGAATAAAAACGTTAGCGATAGTAGTCAACATAACAAAGATGGGAACAAGTCACAATTGAAAAATGAAAAAGATAAAATAGTGTCAAATATGCGAAGGGATAGTATGAATAGAAAAACAAAAGAGCAAGGAGTACTAGTTGAAAACAAGGGCCAAGGCAATAATCGAGGGAATGGAGCTTGGCAAAAAGATAATGCTACAAAAAAGAATAATAAAGGTTATCGATCGGATAATGTTAAAAGTAGCAAAACAAAAGAATTAAATGAGAAGCAGGCAGAGTCACTGTCTAAACAAGAGAGAAGAGAATCTTCAATAAAAAGTGCAGAGAAAGAGAAAAAAAGAGAGCAAAAAAAGGAAAATTTAAGTATTAGGTCTCTATCTACAAAGGATTCTAAATACGATGGTACTAAGAAATACATAAAAACGGGTAAAGGTGGAAACACGGATACCTTAATTGATGAGTATTATGATGAACAAGGTAAGTTTGCAAGAAAGAATAGGGCTAAGAATAAGAATATGAAAGAAGAACAGAAAACTTTTGATATACCAAAAGCTGTTGTAAAAAATATAACAGTTGCAGAGAGTGTAACGGTAAAAGAATTAGCGGAAGCTATGAAAAAGACAGCTGCTGAAGTAATAAAGAAACTTATGTTTTTGGGAATGATGGTTACAGTGAACAGTGAGTTGGATTTTGATACAGCAGTGTTGATAGGTGACGAGTTTGACATAAAAGTAGAAAAGCAAGTTGAGGTAAAGGAAGAGGATATTCTATTTAAAGATGACGAATTAGTAGATGAATCCAAGATGATAGCAAGGCCACCGGTAGTAGTAGTAATGGGGCATGTCGATCATGGAAAGACATCATTGTTGGATGCAATAAGAAAAACTAATGTAACGACAGGAGAAGCTGGTGGAATAACACAGCACATAGGTGCTCATACTGTAAAAATAAACAATAAAAGTATTACATTTTTAGATACACCGGGGCATGAAGCGTTTACAGCAATGAGAGCAAGAGGTGCTGAGGTTACAGATATTGTTGTATTGGTTGTTGCGGCGGATGATGGAGTTATGCCGCAAACAATAGAGGCTATTAATCATGCAAAGGCAGCAAATGTTTCTATAATAGTTGCGGTGAACAAAATAGACAAAGAAGGAGCCAACCCAGATAAAGTAAAGAAGGAATTATCCGAATATGGATTAATACCAGAGGAGTGGGGTGGAGATACTATATTTGTTCAGGTGTCTGCTAAAAAGAATCAAGGTATAGAGAATCTTTTAGAGATGATTACGTTGGTGTCAGAGATGTTGGAACTTAAGGCAAATCCTAATAGGCAGGCAAAAGGAACAATAATAGAAGCGAAGCTAGACAAGGATAGAGGACCAATAGCAACACTACTTGTGCAAGAAGGAACATTAAATTCTGGAGATTCAATAGTGGCGGGTGTTACATTTGGAAGAATAAGAGCCATGGTAGATGATAAAGGTAAGAAAATAAAAAAGGCTGGTCCATCTACACCAGTAGAGATATTGGGATTCCACGAAGTGCCAGAGGCAGGAGAAGTATTCCATTCAATAACAGATGAGAAGCTTGCAAAGAGTCTTATAGAAAAGAGAAAGTTAAAACAAAGACAAAAGCATCTTAAAGCTACAGCAAAAGTATCGCTTGAGGAATTATATAACCAAATACAAGCAGGTAATATAAAAGATTTAAATTTGATAGTGAAGGCGGATGTGCAAGGATCAGTTGAAGCTGTTAAGCAATCATTGCAAAAGCTTACTAATGATGAAGTAAGAATTAATATAATACATGGTGGAGTTGGTGCGATAACTGAGCAGGATGTGATACTTGCACAAGTATCCAACGCTATAGTAATAGGATTTAATGTAAGGCCTGCATTGAATGTTACAGAGATTGCACAAGATGCAGGAGTTGATATAAGACTTTATAGAGTAATATATAATGCGATAGAGGATATACAGGCTGCCATGAAAGGAATGCTTGATCCGACATATAAGGAAGTTGTGATAGGGCACGTTGAGATAAGACAAATATTTAAGGTGTCGGGAATAGGAACTATTGGTGGTGCGTATGTGTTAGATGGGAAAATAACAAGAAATTCAGAGGTTAGAGTGATACGTGATGGAATAGTTGTATATGAAGGAAAACTTGCTTCACTTAAGAGATTCAAGGATGACGCGAAAGAGGTAGCACAAGGTTTCGAATGTGGATTATCCATAGAATCGTTTAACGATATAAAAGAAGGAGATGTAGTAGAAGCCTTTGAAATGCAGGAAGTAGAAAGATAG
- a CDS encoding YlxR family protein → MKQVLRMCMSCKKKVPKQDLIRVVRTDDNKLYIDTTYKIQTRGAYICKDNKCIGKVRKGDRLARLFSIESDESFYDKLQRFVES, encoded by the coding sequence TTGAAACAAGTATTAAGAATGTGTATGAGTTGTAAGAAGAAAGTTCCTAAACAAGATCTTATAAGGGTTGTTAGGACAGATGATAATAAATTGTATATTGATACAACATATAAGATTCAAACAAGAGGTGCTTATATTTGTAAAGATAATAAGTGTATTGGTAAGGTTAGAAAGGGTGATAGACTGGCGAGGCTTTTTAGTATTGAAAGTGATGAGAGTTTCTATGATAAACTACAAAGGTTTGTGGAGAGTTGA
- a CDS encoding bifunctional oligoribonuclease/PAP phosphatase NrnA — MDKIIQLIEKAKSIAIVSHTNMDGDAIGSSLGLMLALRKMGKYAVTYIEENVPERFDFWLDIDGLVRYNGDKIGEHDLLIVVDVADRKLLGDRGRLLDEIKNTISLDHHVLHYTYSDNSYVKPDAAAAGEIVYDLVKRLGVQIDLDIATCLYVAISTDTGRFKFDNTTPTTHMIAGDLLSYGVDSNWISNKVFDENSKERIKLVAEAIGTLKMYYHEKIAVMHITREMMDKVHAKESDSEGIIDFAINIRGVEVGAVIREKEDGSLKASLRSKSFVDVSKVASMFGGGGHEKASGCTYQGDIMSFEEKLVNCIRGEM; from the coding sequence ATGGATAAAATAATACAACTGATAGAAAAAGCAAAGAGCATAGCAATAGTGTCCCATACGAATATGGATGGAGATGCTATAGGATCGTCATTGGGACTTATGCTTGCACTTAGGAAAATGGGGAAGTATGCTGTTACGTATATAGAAGAAAATGTACCCGAAAGATTTGATTTTTGGCTTGACATAGATGGGCTGGTTAGATATAATGGTGACAAAATTGGAGAACATGATCTTCTCATTGTGGTTGATGTAGCGGATAGGAAGCTTTTGGGAGACAGAGGACGCTTGCTTGATGAAATAAAGAATACTATTTCGCTAGATCATCATGTGTTGCATTATACGTATTCTGATAATAGTTACGTTAAGCCTGATGCAGCAGCGGCAGGAGAGATTGTGTACGATCTTGTAAAGCGTTTGGGGGTACAGATTGATTTAGATATAGCGACGTGTCTTTACGTTGCGATATCAACTGATACGGGTAGATTTAAGTTTGATAATACAACACCTACAACGCATATGATAGCGGGGGATTTGTTGTCGTATGGCGTGGATAGCAATTGGATATCGAATAAGGTGTTTGATGAAAATAGTAAAGAGAGAATTAAGCTTGTAGCGGAAGCAATAGGTACACTTAAAATGTATTATCATGAGAAAATTGCGGTTATGCATATTACGAGGGAAATGATGGATAAGGTACATGCAAAAGAGAGTGATTCTGAGGGCATAATAGATTTCGCAATAAATATAAGAGGAGTAGAAGTGGGTGCCGTGATACGAGAAAAAGAGGATGGCAGCCTTAAGGCAAGTCTTAGGTCGAAATCTTTTGTTGATGTATCCAAAGTAGCTAGTATGTTTGGCGGAGGAGGACATGAGAAGGCGTCCGGCTGTACATATCAAGGAGATATAATGAGTTTTGAGGAAAAACTGGTAAATTGTATTAGAGGGGAAATGTAA